One genomic segment of Gemmatimonadota bacterium includes these proteins:
- a CDS encoding VOC family protein: MIDNIHKIALVSDDIEGAVRFYTRTLGLVEIERFHNEDDEDFVFLQAGDIILELMPQKTMDAEVGFHHISFKVDSVDDSARELEDKGVDIAVEPFDAEGADIRLSFFKGPNDVLLQLFRRESDHI; this comes from the coding sequence ATGATCGACAATATCCACAAAATTGCCCTGGTCAGCGACGATATCGAAGGCGCCGTGCGATTTTATACCCGGACTCTGGGCCTGGTGGAAATTGAGCGCTTTCACAACGAGGATGACGAGGATTTCGTCTTTTTGCAGGCCGGAGATATCATTCTGGAACTGATGCCCCAAAAGACCATGGACGCAGAAGTGGGCTTTCACCACATATCCTTTAAGGTCGATAGCGTTGACGACAGCGCCCGGGAACTCGAGGACAAGGGCGTGGATATTGCCGTGGAGCCTTTCGACGCCGAAGGAGCCGACATCCGGCTGAGTTTTTTCAAGGGGCCGAATGATGTGCTCCTGCA